The following are from one region of the Thermodesulfovibrionales bacterium genome:
- a CDS encoding radical SAM protein encodes MKIESKEKVVEELYNLLRECRLCPRNCRVNRLEGKKGFCRTGSKPVISSWGPHFGEERPLVGRFGSGTIFFTHCNLGCLYCQNWTISHLGEGEETTVERLANIMLMLQSEGCHNINLVTPTHQTPMIVEAIFIARDKGLEIPVVYNCGGYESVETLRLLDGIIDIYMPDIKYMSGEFAKKYSLAPDYPEIVKAAVKEMHRQVGDLLIDQRGIAVKGLLVRHLVLPNDIAQTEEVVKFIAQEISKNTYINIMDQYRPCYRAFEFPELSRRITPGEYESAIKAALKAGLKRIDGVTV; translated from the coding sequence ATGAAGATTGAATCAAAAGAAAAGGTAGTAGAAGAACTTTATAATCTCCTCAGGGAGTGCAGACTCTGCCCAAGGAACTGCAGGGTGAACAGGCTTGAGGGCAAAAAGGGATTCTGCAGGACTGGCTCAAAACCGGTTATCTCAAGCTGGGGACCTCACTTTGGAGAGGAAAGACCACTCGTAGGAAGATTCGGTTCTGGTACAATCTTTTTTACACACTGCAATCTCGGGTGTCTTTACTGCCAGAACTGGACAATAAGCCATCTCGGGGAGGGTGAAGAGACCACAGTTGAGAGACTTGCAAATATAATGCTCATGCTCCAGTCTGAGGGATGCCACAACATTAATCTTGTTACACCCACGCACCAGACTCCCATGATAGTTGAGGCGATATTCATAGCAAGAGATAAGGGCCTTGAGATACCTGTAGTTTATAACTGCGGTGGCTATGAATCAGTGGAGACACTGAGACTCCTTGATGGAATTATAGACATATACATGCCCGATATAAAATACATGTCCGGTGAATTTGCAAAAAAATACTCCCTTGCTCCAGATTATCCGGAGATAGTTAAGGCTGCAGTGAAGGAGATGCATAGACAGGTGGGAGATCTCCTGATAGACCAAAGGGGCATTGCCGTGAAAGGTCTTTTAGTAAGACACCTTGTTCTTCCAAATGATATTGCTCAGACAGAAGAGGTTGTAAAATTCATTGCTCAGGAGATCTCAAAGAATACATACATCAATATAATGGATCAGTACAGACCCTGCTACAGAGCCTTTGAATTTCCCGAGCTATCACGGAGAATCACTCCTGGTGAATATGAATCTGCAATAAAGGCTGCCCTCAAGGCAGGTCTTAAAAGGATTGATGGAGTAACGGTTTGA
- a CDS encoding Mur ligase domain-containing protein, producing MKVFFSGIGGSGLSAIAGFMAERGHDVWGSDRAFDKDPEHPVLKLLKNKNIKILPQDGAAVDSSFDLAVFSTAVEKTNPEYERVMNLKIPLKTRPEFLIELSTGFRTFAVAGTSGKSTTSGMIAFIMDAMGMKPNFIGGGRIKNLKERNGLGNYLTGSSDILLIEACESDGTIIHYRPEYLALLNLELDHHPVSITSALFQKIIDNTSRRVIVNLDDRNIKGLRIKEPLSFSVKEQSLYRPDEVKFLPLGTEFILRGIRFKLSLPGMHNLYNALASIAILAETGVSLKDMSDIIRKFKGVERRFDIVLDNGTYLVIDDYAHNPHKIGFLIETVKRFRDSVCFIFQPHGYGPTRLMKDDYIKVFSEKLSDKDHLILLPIYYSGGTVQKDISSHDLASAIRMRGRSVEVIDEREEILNRIDGWNTFVVFGARDESLSILARDIAERLR from the coding sequence ATGAAGGTATTTTTTTCAGGAATAGGTGGTAGTGGCCTTTCTGCCATAGCAGGTTTTATGGCTGAAAGGGGCCATGATGTCTGGGGCTCGGACAGGGCCTTTGATAAAGACCCAGAACATCCTGTCCTGAAACTTCTTAAAAATAAAAATATAAAGATTCTCCCTCAGGACGGTGCTGCTGTTGATAGTTCCTTTGACCTGGCTGTATTCAGTACAGCAGTGGAGAAGACAAATCCAGAATACGAAAGAGTAATGAATCTAAAAATACCTCTAAAGACAAGGCCTGAATTCCTTATAGAACTATCAACAGGATTCAGAACATTTGCAGTCGCAGGAACGAGCGGAAAATCGACCACCTCAGGTATGATTGCCTTTATCATGGATGCAATGGGCATGAAACCTAATTTCATCGGTGGAGGCCGGATAAAGAACTTAAAGGAAAGAAATGGCCTCGGAAACTATCTTACAGGAAGTAGTGACATCCTTTTGATTGAAGCATGTGAATCTGATGGAACCATTATCCATTACAGGCCTGAATATCTTGCCCTGCTGAATCTGGAACTCGACCACCATCCGGTCAGTATTACATCAGCACTCTTCCAGAAGATAATTGATAATACCTCAAGGAGGGTTATAGTTAATCTTGATGACCGGAATATAAAGGGACTAAGGATTAAAGAGCCGCTCTCTTTTTCAGTAAAGGAGCAATCACTCTACAGACCAGATGAGGTTAAATTTCTTCCACTTGGGACAGAATTTATTCTTAGGGGCATAAGATTTAAATTATCACTACCGGGAATGCACAATCTCTACAATGCCCTTGCTTCAATAGCTATTCTTGCAGAGACAGGTGTATCACTGAAAGACATGAGTGATATAATCAGAAAATTCAAGGGGGTAGAAAGGCGTTTTGATATTGTTCTTGACAACGGTACATACCTAGTCATTGATGATTATGCCCACAATCCCCATAAAATAGGTTTTTTAATAGAAACGGTCAAAAGGTTCAGGGATTCTGTATGCTTCATATTCCAGCCTCACGGCTATGGACCAACAAGGCTCATGAAGGATGATTACATAAAGGTCTTTTCAGAAAAACTTTCAGATAAGGATCACCTTATACTGCTCCCCATATATTATTCCGGTGGTACGGTACAGAAGGATATATCAAGCCATGACCTTGCCAGTGCTATCAGGATGAGGGGAAGGTCTGTAGAAGTAATTGATGAAAGAGAGGAGATCTTGAACAGGATTGATGGATGGAATACCTTTGTTGTCTTCGGCGCAAGAGATGAAAGTCTTTCAATACTCGCAAGAGATATTGCAGAAAGATTGAGATAA
- a CDS encoding Slp family lipoprotein has product MKKIVLIFLLTCIAFLFSSCAHVVPRELRSQVDVALTPEMIFKDPEAHRGKTVMLGGLILSTANTKDATYIEILERPLDSRGRPEDTELSRGRFMIKYEGYLDPAIYTKGKLITAVGELSGIIPGKIGEMEYKYPLIVSKNLYLFEKSREIPVRFGIGIFKSF; this is encoded by the coding sequence ATGAAAAAGATAGTATTGATATTTCTGCTTACATGTATAGCCTTCCTTTTTTCCTCCTGCGCCCATGTAGTACCCCGGGAATTGAGATCTCAAGTTGATGTTGCCCTGACACCCGAGATGATTTTTAAAGACCCCGAAGCTCACAGAGGTAAGACTGTAATGCTTGGTGGATTGATACTCTCAACTGCAAATACTAAGGATGCCACCTATATAGAAATTCTTGAAAGGCCGCTGGATTCAAGAGGAAGACCCGAGGATACAGAGCTCTCAAGGGGTAGGTTCATGATCAAATATGAAGGTTATCTTGATCCAGCAATCTACACAAAGGGAAAGCTCATTACAGCAGTTGGAGAATTATCAGGCATCATACCTGGAAAGATAGGTGAGATGGAGTACAAATACCCACTGATTGTATCAAAGAATCTTTATCTCTTTGAAAAGTCCAGGGAGATACCTGTGAGATTCGGCATAGGGATATTTAAGAGCTTCTAA
- a CDS encoding response regulator: MGDKKYCICCGEDVPYYIVERDQKREYACSFCGFTLDVLKLWEEREEVMTEGKAVEAERVMERYKELTEAGKKGIEESIGSGVERADELREKGKEEQAQRELNSEDPDIKNVEEVLIEQVSEDKKVTKLKQEPTKLGESPALKTEEDTGDAPFEKEAIRIKLQAESKIIEKEEKGSPERSFAIIAEDSEFLRTLLKELVLRKSLSDTVITATNGLEFIAEYTRLMNERRRINFAIVDINMPEMDGLTAVRTVRALEDRNNRERVPVVFFSAVKADEDLRKQMSILEPASYINKGVSASPKVLAERVEVLLHFLTYRYTRTGKGHNSRPG; the protein is encoded by the coding sequence ATGGGGGATAAGAAATACTGCATATGCTGTGGTGAGGATGTTCCCTACTACATAGTGGAGAGGGATCAGAAAAGGGAATATGCCTGTTCCTTTTGCGGTTTTACTCTTGATGTTTTAAAACTCTGGGAAGAGCGAGAAGAGGTCATGACAGAGGGAAAGGCAGTTGAGGCTGAGAGGGTGATGGAAAGATATAAAGAATTAACTGAAGCAGGGAAGAAAGGGATTGAAGAAAGTATAGGATCAGGGGTAGAGAGAGCCGATGAGCTGAGAGAAAAAGGGAAAGAAGAGCAGGCACAGAGGGAATTGAATAGCGAGGATCCTGATATAAAGAATGTGGAAGAGGTTTTAATTGAGCAGGTCTCAGAAGATAAAAAAGTCACAAAATTAAAACAGGAACCAACGAAGCTCGGTGAAAGCCCTGCCTTAAAAACAGAGGAAGATACAGGTGATGCACCTTTTGAAAAGGAGGCAATCAGGATAAAATTACAGGCAGAAAGTAAGATTATAGAAAAAGAAGAGAAAGGAAGCCCTGAACGTTCCTTTGCAATAATAGCTGAGGATTCCGAATTCCTGAGAACACTCCTCAAGGAACTTGTTTTAAGGAAATCCCTTTCAGATACTGTTATTACAGCAACAAATGGCCTTGAATTTATAGCTGAATATACCAGGCTCATGAATGAGAGGCGGAGGATAAATTTTGCTATTGTTGATATCAACATGCCCGAGATGGACGGTCTTACAGCTGTAAGGACTGTTAGGGCACTTGAGGACAGAAATAATAGAGAAAGAGTCCCTGTCGTCTTTTTCTCTGCTGTTAAGGCTGATGAAGACCTGAGAAAGCAGATGAGCATTCTTGAGCCAGCCAGTTATATTAACAAGGGTGTGTCAGCCTCACCAAAAGTTCTTGCAGAGAGGGTAGAGGTATTACTTCATTTTCTGACCTACAGATATACAAGAACGGGAAAGGGACATAATTCACGGCCTGGTTAA
- a CDS encoding ABC transporter ATP-binding protein, with product MIKVRGLKKIYPSAVALRGVDVDIMENEWVSIMGPSGSGKSTLLNILGGLDYPTEGSVNYDGKEITSFNEDELAKFRRENIGFVFQQSHLIPYLTALENVMLAQYFHSIVDEEEAKEALRRVGLGHRLNHRPSELSGGEQQRVCIARALINSPRVLLADEPTGNLDRENTRMILELLRDLHRXEGFTIVLVTHDPFVASWGKRLISMEDGRIIKDEPVHS from the coding sequence ATGATAAAGGTGAGAGGTCTTAAAAAGATCTATCCCTCCGCAGTTGCCCTGAGAGGAGTTGATGTTGATATTATGGAAAATGAGTGGGTCTCTATAATGGGGCCATCCGGTTCGGGTAAATCTACTTTATTAAATATCCTGGGCGGGCTTGATTACCCAACAGAGGGTTCTGTTAACTATGATGGAAAAGAAATAACCAGCTTTAATGAGGATGAGCTTGCCAAATTCAGGCGTGAGAATATAGGCTTTGTCTTTCAGCAATCCCACCTCATACCTTACCTGACTGCTCTTGAGAATGTGATGCTTGCCCAGTACTTCCACAGCATTGTTGATGAAGAGGAAGCAAAAGAGGCACTCAGAAGGGTAGGTCTTGGTCACAGGCTAAATCACAGACCATCTGAACTCTCAGGTGGTGAGCAGCAGAGGGTATGTATTGCAAGGGCATTAATAAATTCTCCAAGGGTGCTCCTTGCAGATGAGCCTACAGGGAATCTTGACAGAGAGAATACAAGGATGATTCTTGAGCTCCTTAGAGACCTTCACAGAANTGAAGGCTTTACTATTGTACTTGTTACCCATGATCCCTTTGTGGCATCCTGGGGTAAGAGGCTTATATCCATGGAGGATGGAAGGATAATAAAGGATGAGCCTGTTCATTCCTGA
- a CDS encoding DUF2318 domain-containing protein — MSLFIPEAFLAALKTSIALSLSLLIINSCPGSGKFERSSLHIIILISWFVLLFIAGTFIELDVFYKDQIRRASAYFFGLLLITAFFSAGLSSGRDFRLIYIILVMLLYTSDVLSLSFFLKDLSVMRENYGGAYAGGLTGAISGFLLLLFEKKITPKLSPYLSFTGLLFSLSGIKLLLGGTGGYAEFSLIPAVQKGLMKFFHDLVHQIFVFLMVPDHPLLKTTVWNFIGLAFGEFFTLIATLLILAIPPLYIVSRLLKRPLDVPDNLKGAERRKYIHDFMLMNRKKAVPMLIFTLIVCLFWFFKVESGPELYIPQPVPVIEEDGFIRLKLKEPVRDLSDGKIHKFNFNKDNSLYRFFVLKRPDGRFTVCLDACEICAPEGYGQAREHLICIYCNTPIPYRTVGEPGGCNPIPLSFILTETEIKIDVQEILRKWKLVHSGIGRE, encoded by the coding sequence ATGAGCCTGTTCATTCCTGAGGCATTTCTTGCAGCTTTAAAGACATCAATTGCCCTGAGCCTTTCTTTGCTTATTATCAACTCCTGTCCAGGCTCGGGAAAGTTTGAAAGGAGTTCCCTGCATATAATTATTTTAATATCATGGTTTGTGCTTCTCTTTATTGCTGGAACCTTTATAGAGCTCGATGTATTTTATAAGGACCAGATCAGAAGGGCGTCTGCCTATTTCTTTGGTCTGTTACTGATAACTGCTTTTTTTTCAGCTGGTTTATCATCAGGGAGAGATTTTAGATTAATCTATATAATTCTTGTAATGCTCCTTTATACTTCTGATGTATTAAGCCTCTCCTTTTTTCTTAAGGATCTTTCTGTAATGAGAGAGAACTATGGGGGAGCTTATGCAGGAGGATTAACAGGAGCTATATCAGGATTTTTACTTCTTCTTTTTGAAAAAAAGATAACCCCGAAGTTATCTCCCTATCTTTCCTTTACAGGACTTCTCTTCAGTCTTTCCGGTATAAAGCTCCTTCTTGGAGGCACAGGTGGATATGCTGAGTTTTCCCTTATACCTGCAGTCCAGAAAGGGCTCATGAAGTTCTTCCATGACCTTGTCCACCAGATCTTTGTTTTTTTAATGGTCCCTGACCATCCTCTTCTTAAGACAACGGTATGGAACTTTATCGGTCTTGCTTTTGGAGAATTCTTTACATTGATAGCAACACTACTGATACTGGCCATTCCTCCCCTGTACATTGTCTCAAGACTTCTGAAAAGGCCTTTAGATGTTCCTGACAACCTCAAAGGAGCTGAAAGGAGAAAATACATACATGATTTCATGCTAATGAACAGAAAGAAGGCTGTCCCTATGCTTATCTTTACCCTCATCGTATGCCTTTTCTGGTTCTTTAAGGTGGAATCAGGGCCTGAGCTTTATATACCCCAGCCAGTGCCTGTGATTGAGGAGGATGGATTTATAAGGCTTAAACTAAAAGAGCCAGTTCGAGACCTGAGCGATGGGAAGATTCACAAATTCAATTTCAACAAGGATAACAGTCTCTACAGATTTTTTGTTCTCAAGAGGCCTGATGGAAGATTCACTGTCTGCCTTGATGCCTGCGAGATATGTGCACCGGAAGGATATGGACAGGCACGAGAGCATTTAATATGCATATACTGTAATACCCCCATTCCATACAGAACAGTAGGCGAGCCGGGAGGCTGTAATCCCATTCCGCTCAGCTTTATCCTTACAGAGACAGAGATAAAGATAGATGTCCAGGAGATACTTAGGAAGTGGAAACTGGTACACTCAGGTATAGGCAGAGAATGA
- a CDS encoding ABC transporter permease — protein sequence MKYRWLFFFVGKAIRERLQRVLLMVFALSLSVGLLVAMMILSRGMRERLADELKAYGANAIITSSEYIKEEMVQKILNINGIDEVLPELYGRACFKEIIVNIIGMPFESIRGLRITGEVRKGYILAGSRLAKAGNLKTGQEVSLSIPCGAPERKFIISGTFEKVGPEDDAIIMELKEAQKLLGLEDRVSVIMLRIKPEGFDLTMERIQKELPELEVRAVRQIATSEESLLKKTELLLIIVSIVVVIASVITVAGIMAATIFERLTDIALMKAMGGTNRQIEVFFTLEAVTAGVLGSIGGLLTGTLAAELIAFSAFQRAVGFPIIAIPVAFLTGLFLSILSAMIPIKRVSAYRPSIILRGEI from the coding sequence ATGAAATACCGCTGGCTTTTTTTCTTCGTAGGAAAGGCAATAAGGGAGAGACTCCAGAGGGTATTACTTATGGTCTTTGCCCTATCCCTCTCTGTGGGATTGCTTGTTGCAATGATGATTTTAAGCAGAGGTATGCGAGAGAGGCTTGCAGATGAGCTAAAGGCATACGGTGCCAATGCCATTATTACATCCTCTGAATACATAAAAGAAGAGATGGTTCAAAAAATCTTAAATATTAATGGTATAGATGAAGTTCTTCCGGAACTCTACGGAAGGGCATGCTTTAAAGAAATAATTGTAAATATAATCGGAATGCCTTTTGAAAGCATAAGGGGTCTTAGGATCACAGGAGAGGTCAGGAAAGGCTATATCCTTGCTGGAAGCAGACTCGCAAAGGCTGGAAACCTCAAAACAGGTCAGGAAGTATCACTTTCAATCCCCTGCGGAGCTCCTGAGAGAAAATTTATAATTTCAGGAACATTCGAAAAAGTGGGACCTGAAGATGATGCCATTATTATGGAGTTAAAAGAGGCACAGAAACTGCTGGGTCTTGAAGATAGAGTAAGTGTTATAATGCTCAGAATTAAACCAGAGGGCTTTGACCTTACCATGGAGCGGATACAAAAAGAATTACCTGAGCTTGAAGTAAGGGCTGTAAGACAGATAGCAACATCAGAAGAGTCATTGCTTAAAAAAACAGAACTCCTGCTTATTATTGTATCAATCGTTGTAGTCATTGCCTCTGTTATAACAGTAGCAGGGATAATGGCTGCTACAATATTTGAAAGACTAACAGACATAGCCCTCATGAAGGCGATGGGCGGTACAAACAGGCAGATAGAGGTATTCTTTACACTGGAGGCTGTTACCGCGGGCGTACTCGGTTCTATTGGAGGTCTTCTTACCGGTACTCTTGCTGCTGAGCTTATAGCATTCAGTGCATTCCAGCGGGCAGTTGGTTTTCCAATTATAGCTATTCCTGTGGCATTCTTAACAGGACTATTTCTTTCGATTTTATCAGCCATGATACCAATAAAGAGGGTTTCAGCCTACAGACCATCAATTATATTAAGAGGAGAGATATGA
- a CDS encoding ABC transporter permease, which translates to MFLRVIINFIKKEKKAISVIFFSTVAGTAVIATMLSLSLEIEDKVKRELRSFGANIIVEPEVRGLMSLAGQPHYLTESDIPKIKTIFWRHNIIGIAPFLESSVDVSINGKISKLNVIGTWFERELPVPGESGTWKTGIFTVAPWWYIEGRVPAKGECLIGSALAQRLKLTAGESITIGKERFTISGIISTGSKEDESLIMNLEELQSIKGLQGKISSIWISALTTPMDEFAYKDPSTMTPAEYEKWYCTGYVTSIAKQIAEVVRGSSARPVWRVAEAEGNILKRLKLAVYLMSLITLLASAMGLSATLMSSFLKRSREIGLMKAMGGSRLKISMLLLSGVSVVSILASLGGFILSLFLSNIIGKEVFGTGLENRVFLLPMALVSGILMNLAGAFIPLKRTLALKPAIVLKGME; encoded by the coding sequence ATGTTCCTCAGGGTGATAATAAACTTCATCAAAAAGGAGAAGAAAGCTATATCTGTAATATTTTTCTCAACTGTGGCCGGCACTGCAGTTATTGCTACCATGCTCTCTCTTTCCCTAGAGATTGAGGACAAGGTTAAGAGGGAATTGAGGTCTTTTGGTGCAAATATAATCGTAGAGCCAGAGGTTAGGGGTCTAATGAGTCTGGCAGGCCAGCCTCATTATCTAACGGAATCTGATATCCCGAAGATAAAGACCATATTCTGGAGACATAATATCATAGGAATTGCTCCCTTTCTTGAATCATCTGTTGATGTAAGTATAAATGGAAAAATCTCTAAGTTAAATGTTATAGGCACATGGTTTGAGAGAGAACTTCCTGTTCCAGGAGAATCCGGAACATGGAAAACAGGCATATTTACAGTTGCACCATGGTGGTATATAGAGGGAAGAGTTCCTGCTAAAGGAGAGTGTCTAATAGGTTCGGCCCTGGCACAGAGATTAAAATTGACTGCCGGTGAAAGTATTACAATCGGAAAAGAAAGATTCACCATTTCTGGAATTATCTCTACTGGATCTAAGGAAGATGAATCCCTTATTATGAATCTTGAGGAGCTCCAGAGTATAAAAGGACTTCAGGGAAAGATTTCTTCTATCTGGATAAGTGCCCTAACCACACCAATGGATGAATTTGCCTATAAAGATCCATCAACAATGACACCTGCAGAATACGAAAAGTGGTACTGTACAGGATATGTAACATCTATTGCAAAACAGATAGCCGAGGTTGTCAGGGGTTCTTCTGCAAGACCTGTCTGGAGGGTTGCTGAGGCGGAGGGTAATATTCTTAAGAGATTAAAACTTGCTGTATATCTCATGAGCCTGATAACACTCCTTGCAAGTGCAATGGGACTGTCTGCAACCCTCATGAGCTCCTTTTTAAAAAGATCAAGAGAGATAGGTCTCATGAAAGCAATGGGTGGCAGTAGATTGAAGATAAGTATGCTCCTTCTTTCAGGGGTATCGGTGGTGAGCATCCTTGCATCCCTTGGAGGCTTTATTCTCTCACTCTTTCTTTCAAATATTATTGGCAAAGAGGTTTTTGGAACAGGGCTTGAGAACAGAGTCTTTCTTCTTCCCATGGCACTTGTGAGTGGAATTTTAATGAATCTCGCAGGTGCCTTTATTCCATTAAAAAGGACACTTGCTTTAAAACCTGCTATTGTGCTTAAGGGTATGGAATGA
- a CDS encoding OmpA family protein produces MKVSILLVLILLFSSCVSSKEYKARLSEIEGLKVSVSQLEQTTKEKEAQNKALEEELSGLKRNYEELKKERDNLLEDNANLRYLLEAKKDELSKAITDLRAKVSEKEQRIRELEQEITRLSEEKARALEEKERAIAELKGTYNRLVAELQEEIKKGEIEVTQLRDKLTLSMVEKILFDSGSAEIKREGKKVLDRVFEILKNVKDRQINIEGHTDNVPISPRLAHRFPTNWELSTARATNVVRYLQERGIDPSVLSATGYAEYRPVASNETEEGRAKNRRIEIVLVPLELKKLE; encoded by the coding sequence ATGAAGGTGTCAATATTATTAGTTTTAATCTTATTATTCAGTTCCTGCGTATCTTCAAAGGAATATAAGGCAAGGCTTTCCGAGATTGAAGGCCTGAAAGTTAGTGTATCACAGCTCGAGCAGACCACAAAAGAGAAAGAGGCTCAGAATAAAGCACTTGAGGAAGAACTTTCAGGACTCAAAAGAAATTATGAAGAGCTGAAGAAAGAAAGGGATAATCTTCTGGAAGACAATGCAAACCTGCGATACCTTCTTGAGGCAAAAAAGGATGAGCTATCAAAGGCAATAACGGACCTAAGGGCAAAGGTTTCTGAAAAGGAGCAGAGGATAAGGGAGCTTGAGCAGGAGATAACAAGACTTTCAGAAGAAAAGGCAAGGGCACTTGAGGAAAAGGAAAGGGCAATCGCAGAGCTTAAAGGTACATATAACAGACTTGTTGCTGAACTTCAGGAAGAAATTAAAAAAGGAGAGATTGAGGTCACGCAGCTCAGGGATAAACTTACCCTCAGCATGGTTGAAAAGATACTCTTTGATTCTGGAAGTGCAGAAATAAAAAGAGAGGGCAAAAAGGTCCTGGACCGGGTGTTTGAGATACTGAAGAATGTCAAGGACAGACAGATCAATATCGAGGGCCATACAGATAATGTACCCATAAGTCCTAGGTTAGCCCATAGATTTCCAACAAACTGGGAGCTCTCCACTGCAAGGGCGACAAATGTTGTTAGATACCTTCAGGAAAGAGGTATTGACCCGTCGGTTCTCAGTGCAACGGGTTATGCAGAATACAGACCTGTTGCCTCTAATGAGACAGAAGAGGGAAGGGCTAAGAACAGGAGGATAGAGATAGTCCTCGTACCCCTTGAGTTAAAAAAGTTAGAATGA
- a CDS encoding MBL fold metallo-hydrolase, whose product MKIRFFGAAKEVTGSCFVLEINNLKILIECGLHQGEGNHEENLKPFPFDPSEIDYIFLTHAHLDHSGLIPKLVKDGFRGRIITTPATGDLLELLLFDAAHIQEADAEWATRKALRSGRPPVKPLYTVDDVRMVLPLLDTKPYGKIFHLGSGIKYRFLDAGHILGSATIELWYQDGPEERKIIFSGDIGKKGSPIIKDPEITKEADYIVMEGTYGNRLHKPLEESINELIDAIKTTFKRGGNVYIPSYAVGRTQDLLYILNNLVREGRLYRIHVYLDSPLAEEATKVYLAHPECFDEEAMKLFTAKKMGDSMVLHFVKTAEDSMALNRIKSGIIVIAGSGMCEGGRIRHHLKHNLWRPECSVIFVGFQAKGTLGRRIIDGNPTVNILGEEVAVKASIYTINGFSAHADRDGLLEWLGNFIDSPRIFLVHGEREVLESFKDSIVDKYGFQVTIPERGESFDI is encoded by the coding sequence TTGAAGATAAGGTTTTTCGGTGCTGCAAAGGAAGTTACAGGTTCATGCTTTGTTCTTGAGATAAATAATTTAAAGATCCTGATTGAATGCGGACTTCATCAGGGAGAGGGCAATCACGAAGAAAACTTAAAACCCTTCCCCTTTGACCCATCGGAGATAGATTATATCTTTCTCACCCATGCCCATCTTGATCACTCAGGGCTGATTCCAAAACTTGTAAAGGATGGCTTCAGAGGTCGCATTATCACAACTCCAGCCACAGGGGATCTTCTTGAACTTCTCCTCTTTGATGCAGCCCATATTCAGGAGGCTGATGCGGAGTGGGCGACTAGAAAGGCTCTTAGGAGTGGAAGGCCTCCTGTAAAGCCTCTTTATACAGTAGATGATGTAAGGATGGTACTGCCACTTCTTGACACAAAACCCTACGGGAAAATCTTTCATCTCGGTAGTGGTATTAAGTACAGATTTCTTGATGCAGGTCACATACTGGGCTCAGCAACAATTGAGCTCTGGTATCAGGATGGTCCTGAGGAAAGAAAGATAATCTTTTCTGGAGATATCGGTAAAAAAGGAAGTCCGATAATTAAAGACCCTGAAATAACAAAAGAGGCAGACTATATAGTGATGGAGGGAACCTATGGAAACAGGCTTCACAAACCTCTTGAGGAGAGTATAAATGAGCTTATTGATGCAATAAAAACAACATTCAAAAGAGGAGGAAATGTCTATATACCATCTTATGCAGTTGGAAGGACTCAGGACCTTCTTTATATCCTTAACAATCTTGTAAGAGAAGGAAGGCTTTACAGAATCCATGTTTATCTTGATAGCCCCCTTGCTGAGGAAGCCACAAAGGTCTATCTTGCCCATCCGGAGTGTTTTGATGAAGAAGCAATGAAGCTATTTACAGCAAAAAAAATGGGTGATTCCATGGTACTTCATTTTGTAAAGACCGCAGAGGATTCCATGGCGCTGAACAGAATAAAGTCAGGGATCATAGTTATTGCAGGAAGCGGTATGTGTGAGGGTGGTAGAATCAGACACCACCTCAAGCATAACCTCTGGAGACCGGAATGTAGTGTAATCTTTGTTGGATTCCAGGCAAAGGGAACACTGGGAAGAAGAATCATAGATGGAAACCCTACAGTAAATATCCTAGGTGAAGAAGTAGCTGTAAAGGCATCCATCTACACTATAAATGGCTTTTCAGCCCATGCAGACAGGGATGGTCTTTTAGAATGGTTAGGAAATTTTATTGATTCACCCCGCATATTCCTTGTGCACGGTGAGAGGGAGGTTCTTGAGAGCTTTAAAGATTCTATTGTGGATAAATATGGATTCCAGGTAACCATCCCAGAAAGGGGAGAGAGTTTTGATATATAG